Part of the Amblyomma americanum isolate KBUSLIRL-KWMA chromosome 7, ASM5285725v1, whole genome shotgun sequence genome, CTGGTTAGTACGTTGTGTTTATCGGAAAAGTTATTTATTTTGTcgagaataatttttttctaatcCCTTAGAGAAAACTGGAAGTATTGACACAGGTCTATAATTACCAATGTCGTTCTTATCACCTTTCTTATGCAACACTGTTACTTTCGCAAGCTGTAATCGTTTCAGAACCACTCCCGGCAATAAGCACAGGTTGAATATGTAGACCAAACAAGGTGAGATAATATCGATTACATGTTTCACAGGTTGAATTTTTATCCCATCTGCATCGCTGCTTTTATATTGTTTAGTCCTTGAAATACTGAAACAACTTCAGCCTCTATTACAGGGCTCAAAAAAGGGGTTCCTGATGGACTACTTTGATGTAACTGAGTGCGCCATCAGTAGGACTGCCTGGATCAAGATTGACAAAATACCTATTGAACTCGTCTGCCAAACGTGcccccgagatctgttccgtgcCACGCTCAATCTTCGTAACAACGGTTAGATTCGTGCGGCGACATAGGAGTGCGTTtagttttttttccaaatttcatCTATGTTGCCTGCTGAGGTCTCAAAAAAATTGCAAAAGTAATAATTTCTCACGCATCTAATATTTTATCAGTTTGTTGCGAAATATTTTAAAAGCCTATTACATCTGGATGACGAGCAGCTAGAAATTTAGCATAAAGTTTATTCTTTGTTTTCATCTTTCGCAGAAGTTCCCTTGTCACCCACTGCTTACGTATGTTCTTTGACTTCAAAAATATCTTAATAGGAAAACAGTGATCGTATATTTCTAAAATAGaagcaaaaataaattaaaagcaCTTTCAGCGTCGGTCTCGTTAAGCACAACACGCCAATCGACACACGAAATTTGCAGTTTAAACATTTCCATGGCTGTTTCTAAAAAGTCATAAATATATTGCGGTGCAAGTTTCTTTTTGGGCATAGTACACTTCTCTAAACACATATATATGCCAAAATAATCATTTATATGTGTGCACATTGTTCCGGTCTTTATATTTATTTCATGCAAGTTGGTTTTAAATATGTGAAGCAAAGTGGAAGTTGTGAGAGTCACTCTTGTTGGTTCCTTAATAACATTCTTACATCCGTAAACGCTTAATAATGGTTCAAGTTCCCGTTTTATAGACAAATCCCCAAGGATATTAGTGTTTAAATCACCGCCAATGATTACACGCAGCTTATTTTCACTTGAAAATGTCAGCAAAgattccagaaacacaaaaaaattttGCACATTTCCAGTTGGCCGACGATATACGACGCCCCTTCAATATTTTTCAACTACCACACAAAGAACATCATAATATTCTTGCATCCAAGTAAAATTTGGCACTTGGTCGGACTCGAAAGGGCCCACCACCTCGTGCTGCTGGAGTTGCCTGGTTAGGAACATCGCTTCATAGAGCAACTCGTTAAGTACACGTGAACGCCCTTCACCACATGCTGTTACGTTGTTCAGTGTGCTAAGGAGCCAGGAATCCTAAAGTGCTTCTTTGATCTGCTAGCGTGACCTGATCTCCCCATTCTTTCGTTTAAAAGTAAACGGTCACCTTCAATCTCATTTTAATGTTCAATTTCTAAGCAATTTCAGCGTGTTCAGTGAAATCTCATGCTTTCCTTTGTAGTATTAGCCGTTGCACTTTTGCGGTGGAAAGCTAGAGAGTTTCCAGGCAGACAtctattccattaaagttcttttccttcctttcttcctgatAGGGCTGATGTGTGCGTGAATATGAGCCGCGTTTACTTATCTAGAGTCATGTGTGGGGattttttattgcaaaagcaCTACTTCGCTAGGAAACTCGCAAAAGCCGATGTCAATCTGAAGCCTCATTGACTTTACTCTCTACCGCCTCTCAACCCGTTTTTCAACCCGCCTAGAGATCCtccgcctaaataggcgtctctagCCCCCGCCACGTAAGAAACTTTCTCCAGAGGACTCCTACCACCTAAGACGCATCCCAACACATTTTTTTCCCAATCTCCACCACCTACGCAGCATTCACCGAAAATTATACGCAGGTATATGTCCTTTCTGTGACAaaattcccacattcacgcacattacatggacatgctaAGCTAAACCGACCACTTAAAGCGAGACAACGCGGCACTGGaacagtgggaggtgacgctagCCAGCGGCACCGTGCAAGAACATTACGCACTGgacgccatcgccaaagcgtcagCTGAAGCCGCTGGAGTCTTGGGCTGAGGGCCCCACGCACAATCGGCTCCGGtctcttttttaaaaataaatgtctattctctctctctctctctctctcaggtaCCTGAAGAAATAAATAATGCCGGGACTGAGTTTTGAAGCCACAGTGGCGCGAATAGAAGAGCTTCGCTCGCGACTGCACGTGAGCACTGGGCGATCGCACCTCGTGTGGAACTGTTGTTGTTTGACTCACAAAAGGGCACATAACCACAATGGGGATTGACCATAACCAGGCGGCGTCTATTTCCATTGCAGATTGCATGCGGCAATCATGGTATGGCCAAAGAAATCCGGGCAACTCAGTTTCCGTGACAAAGGTGGTTGCAGGTGGTTAGCGGGTCTAAAATGCTTAAATTTAGGCGAAGGAGTAAGTACAAgaaaaaggagggaaaagaaaaatattaacaAAAATGTAAACTATAAAaatgtgttaaactgcaatacatGGCGCGTCGTCATCTTCGTCAGAttccatctgtgcgcaaaaggcatgaaaaaaaggaaacgcgCTTAACTGGCTCAAATggtaagtggacacctcaatcgcataTTCAGGCACGCTGCGGTGGTGTCCACCTCAAAAAACGGCTTTCACAaaatattctgtgcttagcaatGTTAAGGCGTTAGTAATTGTTTGGACAATCTTTATCTTCGCAGCGTATTTCTATGAATATGACCGAAGATTTCTTCTTTTTCACTTTCCAGTGGCCAGCTCTACAGTGGCTTTGTTGCTGCTCAGCTCACCGTGCTTCACACGTGAGAAACATTCTGTTTTTTGCTTTAATGCATGCGCGCGTGGCGAGCGTTTTGACCAGGGTGGTATTCAAGAATTAAATCAGGTCCTCGCAAGAAATTTAGTTACAGTCACTCGAGGACAAATGCCTCTTCAACTGAACTCCCATCGTCTGTAATCAACCCTGTCCTCAGCCAATTGTGGTTGACCTAACCCTAGAAACTTGCGGACATCTTCCTCCAACCTGGCTCTCCACTGCCCTTGTTAGGAGTTAACGCCGTTATCTCAAAGGGCTCTGAAAAGCGGGTTTGACATTGCAAATAAtacgcttgcattatgtagaATAGAGGCCACCGAGTGTTCATGTCGTGTACAGGACCTCAAAAGCGAATCAATCATTTACAATGTATTTTGAGAAATTCGCTCTTCGACGGCTCGCGGCGACCTCTCGAGCCGAGCTTTCGCCCGAACTCGCACACAACGCGTTATGCAGTGCTGGTTGCGTCAGCAGCGGAGGGCTGTCATTTTTTCGCCGGCACGTCTGTTCTGACATCACGCGGCTACCCTGGCCCGGCCGAAAGCTTCGCCCCTTCCCCACTCCTCCTGCGCGCGTCGGTAGCCGGCCGAGGGTCCGAGTGAGTGGGGGCGGCGCAGGAGCGCCTACATTTCAGAGTGGAAAAAATGATGAGAGGAGagaaaaaggcgcgaagacacgtAAAATGTAATTTTGATtagagataactcagcttccacaaaacgcattaaagaaTTCTTCCTGGACGATAGTTCTTGAAACAGGGTCCTTTATTATTGTAGGCACACCGCTAATTTATTCgtagcccctttcagagcctccTTAAGGGAAGATCGGGCGGCTTCTGTAGGCGTCACAAGCGCTGCCCACCAACATTtcattttcttgatttcgacGTAGTTGACTGGCGTTTGTTCCCATAGCCGCTCTGAGTTTGTCCTATCTCCTATGATTTTCTTTCCAAACATTTGCTAGCCTGAGTGTACTTTTAAACCAGTTAATTATTTACTCTCATTTTTCGAGCTCAGTTGCATGATCACAAAGACCGTAGGCTTATTTCAGGCAAGCAATATGGCATCTAAAGTGGTTTTCGTCTCTGCCTATTCAAGCTGACTTACACAATTTTGCAAGTCGTTAATTCAGACCAATGTTTGCTCGCACCGAATGTTTTAACTCAGTCGTAGGCTAGTCTATTCAGTTTTAGTAGTACTTTTCTTGTGTATAACTGCTGTCACTAGATAGTTCTTCTTGATATTTTCCCCGACATTTACTTGTTCCTTTTGCACAACGGCCTTACGTAATTACTGCAAACATGTTTGCATTTCTACCTCCTTTCTTGCAACCTGCGCTGCGTACATATTACTAGGGCTAGTTACATTCCATAGAGCTATGCAGTGCGCCAGATTAACATGCCTTTCCATTTGCGCTATTTGCTCACACAATGTGGAAATTCAATCAAAAACTAAACAAGAAGCGACGTATTTTTTGGCTTAGTTAATTCTATTTTCCTCGCAGTTCCGCAAATGACACCCTGCTCCATCCAACCTCCGGACATTGCCAACGGCAGCTACGTAGAGCTGAAAGAGGCGCGTCTTGCCATGTACAACTGCAGTAATGAATTCAGGCTGGGAGGCCCCAGCAACCTCACCTGTGTCCCTTCCTCCGACGGCAAAGACACCTGGCTCCCAGACCCGGACCCTGAGTGCGTTGGTGAGTCCGAACGAGCAAGAAAAAGTAGTTCTGAGACTTAATTATTGATATGGCTAATATGAATTCTGTGGAACTTCGTCATCTCCCACTATAGTGATGATACAAAAACAGAGCCAATTTTATGCGGTCATTGCGGGTAAAGTTTGCGCTAAAGCGTCTTTGGATCCTCTGCGAAACTTCGAGGTCCACGATGGCGTAATTCGTATATTTGTATTCAATAAAAGCATTGCGCTGGATACAGATACTACGAAGCTCCCCCCGATGCTTAGCGTAAGCGTAGTTTTGCAGTACAGTGGCTTGCGAGCTGTGTACAATATGTTATTTGTGATTGCAACAGGCGCCAGCTCCATGGAAGGCTTTCGCGCTGCATTGTTTTGTCGTTCAATACACCTGTTAGCAGCTTGGAAGAAATACTGTTGATTCCACCATTGTGACTGGAGGACACGGCAGGAGCGCACCGCAAGCCCGCGTGGTATTATTCTAGATGTACTTAAAATGCTTcaccaatgaaataaaatttagCTCTAACGGGAGGACACACTGCAGAAGCCAAAATGAGTTCTTCTATTGTGGAAACAAAGCTTTCTCTGTTTTGGAAGTGTGTCGAAACAAGGCCTTAGAAACCGCAAGACTTGAGACTGCGCGTGGCGAAGGACACGCGAGTTTTGGATTGTGGTTGTCGCTCACCACTTGTCTCAAGTTACAACTACAAATTTGCGTCGAAAAATCATGGCAGCAACAGCTGAATTTATAGCTTCTCGCTTCCTTCTTCCGTTTTGTATGCCTTTATCCATGTTGTCTCATATTTTGCCAATTACAACGGTCGGCGTATTTTGCGCGTTGCCCATTACTTTGCAGGGATCGCGCTCATTATGTGTGCAAATAAACTAAGCCTGGGCCTGAACAGATTTTTAGTgtgaatttattttatttccgCGAAGCACATGCCGCTTGCTTTCGAACCAAATTTGACAATGCTTTgtaaagaaaaaacgaaaaacatCCAAGTGTTGTGTGATTCACAACAATTATTCGAAGTGGGTACTTGACTACTACGTTGCACTCCTACGATCTGATTTTTCTCAGACACATTTTAAAACCTAAGACTAAAAGAATCGTAAGCAGGCCAGCTCCGACGAAGTCCGCGATGTTTGGAGAACATTAGGATTTATTCATCTATTCTTAACCTCTCCCATATTGATTTCGTAGACAGTATGTGAATATATCACTACTGAGCACTTAATACAAGGTATGAGGCAAGTACTTATCATCCTTGTTCCTCTATTCGTGCAGCGAACCAGAACTGTTCAGAGATAGACCTGAAGCATGGCGGCTATGAGGGCGATTGTTGCTCCCCGGGTCACAACGTGACCTTTTACTGCGATGACGAACGCTTCCACCTGGTGGGTGCTGAAGAAGCTACGTGCCAAGAAAATGGTGCCTGGAGTGCGATGATACCAATATGTGAAGGTTAGATGGATTTGGTTTTATTTCCTTGTATCATCAAGGCCTGCCTTATGGTTTATTGGGTTAAACGtcgcaaagtgactcaggctatgagggacgtcgtagtgcagggctccggatacTTTCGACGACCTCGGGTTTTTTAACCTGCACgaacatcgcacagcccacgggcctctagcatttcgcctccatcgcaatgcaaccgccgcggccgggatcgaacccgcgtctttcgagtcggctgccgagcgccataaccacagagccaccgagGAGGCGCCATCAAGACCTTTTTACAGTACGCGGAGCGTGTCAACTGAGAACATTTGCAAGAGAACAAATATATGTATATGCTTCAAATGTACGCAGTCATATATACAATGCGGATTTATCCAAATTTTAGCGGCGGTCGGCGAGGTGTAAAGGAAAGATACGTCCGTGCCGATTTTATGGAACGGTTTCGCTCATGTAGGCATTGGCTGCTGAAATACTGTCGGTCTGTTTGATGATGCTTCTAATACACACAGTTATATGCATAATGCCGATTTATCCACCTTTTGGCAGATGTCGACGAGGGAAAAGGAAGAGATACGTCCATACCGATCTTATGGAAAGGTTTCGCTCGTGTTTGGATTGGCTGCTCAAATCCTGTCGTTCTCTTTGGTGATGTTGTGAGCTGTTAACAGTCAGGACATCTCTTGTCTTAATGTGACGTCACCGAATACAGTGCCAGTATCAATGTCGAACGTAGTTTTAAGAAAGCCAAAAGTACCTCGTGATCACTTCGTCATAGGTGTTGCATTGTTACAGCGTAGATGAGCCGATGTGTACACTGAAGACAATTTAGGTTGTGCTCAGTATTCCACCATGCTCGGTGAGGTCCCAGATGCGGCCGTCACCATCCGAAAATGTAAACCTCGCCAACAGGCGGACCcggcgcggtggttcagtggttagagagctcggctgctgatccggagttcccgggttggaacccgaccgcggcggcagcgtttcgatggaggcgaaacgcaaaggcgcccgtgtgctgtgggatgtgagtgcatgttaaatatctcCAGGAGGTCAAACGTATTCCGGAGACCTCAACTATGGCCCCTCtttctgcttttcttctttccctccctcgtttacccccttcccttacggcgcggttcaggtgtccgccgaaatgtgagacagatactgcgccatttccttccccgaacAGCCAAATAAATTCAACACGCGGCAATTTGTTCCGCAAAACATTCTGGCTTGAACGTGTGGAAAACGTGTATTGGGGCAGTTGTGTCCTCGAGGACAAGGTTGGGCCTATAAAGAATATTTAGCCCCGGTTTCGACTGGTTGAAGCCAGTACGGGCTGCTGTGAAAAAAGGCATGCGGCGGTGACATCAATGAAGGTAGCCGTTTTGTGCGGCTGGCCCATACGACCCACAAGCCACAGGGGCTCACGATAGACAGCGTTGCACTACAAGACACGGCAAGCCTGTGGGCCCACGGGTTCCGGAAAATATTTGTGCCGCGAACGCTTCGGCCTGCCCTCGGCGCCGCAGGGTGCCGGCCCCGCCGCGGACGCGGGGCTCATGTTCAGCCGAAGACGCACCCCTCTCGGACTTGACATGTTTATGAGGGTCACCCAGCGCGGCTGTTCCCCACTCCTCTCGCGTCGGAACTCGGGTTGGTCTGGTTTTGGACACCAAGGACGCTTCCTTCCTGGAACCCGcagtttggtcacgtgatcaggcCGTTCGAAAACGGAACCGTCAACGGAaccgcccagttcgcagctttaattaATGGACAAAAGGAGTCTTCCTCCGACAGCGGAGGAGAGCAGCTGCTCGGGGAGCCAATCTGTACGTTCCAATGGCCTGATGCCATCTCCTGTTCCTTTGGGTTCAAATCTCTGAATAAAGACGCAATTCCTGATCTTCACCGAGTCCGCAGCCCGTACCCCGAAACAACAGTCTATAGCGGTGTGCTGCGCCAAGACTCGCAGATAACTACGATATCAAAACCCCGGATGCCTGGTGACGTTCATCCTTGAATTACAGTACAGCTTGAGGCAGTAGAATAGTCGCTCTGCAGATTCCACAGAAGGGCTTGTGGGCGTAGGGACCCAAGTAATTATAGGAAAGGCTCATTGCGAGTCTTGATGTTCGATGGAGACCTGGACCGCATAGTGAGGGGGTTAGGGAAGAGGTGAATGTGTATAAATTTGAGTAACTAACAGATTCTGCGGTAGCTCTAGCTGAATTTCGATGTTTACGCAGTGACCAAAACCGCTGCACAATTTTCTCACTCGTGATACCGCATACTGAGAGAATGTATTTTAAATGCGACTTAAGCAGAGATGCAAACAAATGACACCTAAACCTGCGGGGTACTAGGTACCAAAGTTTAAACAGACTGGAAATCACTTCAGGCAGTTTGTTCGATGTAGCTAATTTTGTTCGTTATGTGATTCTTATCATTAGAACTATGAAACGAAGTGTTTTACAGAGTGCACTGGCCTGATAACGCTAGTATATAAAATGGTTGGAATTTCACGTTACTGTGACTTGTGCGCTTAAAATCTTCTACTTTGTATGTTTAATATTCAACTTGAGACCACTTGCTTCTAGAAGCTCAAAGCTCTTTCAGCCGTATTTTTCAGTCCGTTTAGAGCAGATTTATATCCCTCTAACCAAATAAATTGCTTGAGCGATGAATGGACTGAACACAAATAATAGGAAAATTACAGCTTCATGTACTATTGagctttgattttttttgtttacccACCAGACACGTACTGCAAGGATCCAGGAGTGAGCCCGGAAGGTCACCGCCTTATTGTCCTGAAGAATGAAGCATACGAAGGAGAATGTTGCCCTCCAGAAACCACAATCTACTATGAATGCAATTACGGTTACAATTTGGAAGGCGAGAAAAACATCCGTTGCGGCCTTAACGGAAACTGGTCTGATCACCGACCCATGTGCAGACGTGAGTTCCCTCCTGAGCAAAGGAGTTCTGTAATGACGGTTCCATCCGTTTATATTTGTGCTTGCGCTGCATAATTCTGAAAGCACATCGGCTACTCATTTCTCAAAGAGCTTAGCATAATAAGCTGATAGGAAGTTCTTACAAAGGGGGAGCATAAAGAGGATAAATAGTCTGCGATTGCAGCAAATTGTTGATAAGTGAACAAGAGCAACTTTCAAGTATACTTTCAGACAATGGTTAAGAGCGGCGACAAATATTGTTGAAAGAGTAAATATGTGGAAaggagttgaaaaaaaaacacggtagTACAATAAATGGGATTCAGGAAAATAACAAGGAATTCACAAGAAGAGTAAACGATAGCTAAAACGTGAGGTTATCAGTGAGTAAATTCTTTTAGAAACTCGTTCACGATGTGTTGGCAGTAAAGAGGTAATTAGACATCATCATAGTTAGCAGCCTGACTGCACACACTGcggggcaaagacctctcccatctctcttcaatcaaccctgtcccttgccagctgcgcccaccatatgcccgcaaagttcttaatctcatccgcccacttaactttttcccgcccctgctacgcttgccttctcttggaatccactccgttaccctaacgCGCCAgtggttttcttgccttcgcattacgtgccctatCCAAGCCCATTTAATCCCTCTTATTTCGACCTGGATGTCatcaacttcatcatcatcatcatcatcagccttactacacccactgcagggcaaaggcctctcccatgtctctccgattaacccggtcctttgccagctgcatccaacctttgcctttgcctgcaaacttcttaatctcatccggccacttaaccttctgccgccccctactacgtttactttctcttggaatctactccgttacccttaaggaccagcggttatcttgccttcgcattacatgccctgcccaagcccatttctttctcttgaattcgactaggatgtcattaacccgtgtttgttccctcacccaatctgcccgcttccggtctcttaacgttacacctatcatttttttccatggctcgctgcgttgtcgcgttgtccttaacttaagctgaactcttttcgttagcctccacgtttttgccccctaggtgagtaccggtaagataaagctgttgtgcacttttctcttgagggattttTAAActaccactcatgatctgcgagaacttgccatatgcgctccacaccattcttattcttctagttatctccgtctcgtgatccggatcagctgtcactacctgccctaagcagacgtattcatGTATGAccaaaaaggaacgccgaccaaaaggttgttgtttaaaacgaagacgtttcggcttccatacggaagccttgatcactcttccgtatcaaggcttccgtatggaagccgaaacgtcttcgttttaaacaacaaccttttggtcggcgttcctttttcttcatacatgaatcttctacccgaccagacgagttttcgtcagacatTAGATttcaagtagacgtattccgtcacaacttcctcttgctctcgctgccaattgtgaacttttgttcccttgctaggctgttgaacattaccttggttttctgcatgttaatttttagacccatcgttctgctctgcccttcaaactcattgatcatgatttgcagttcacctcctgagtgactcagcaaggcaatgtcatcagcgaatcgcagattatttaggtattctccatttattcttaatcccaactgttcccaattcaggcctcggaatacctcctgtaaacatgcggtgaactgcattggcgagatcgtgtctccttgagtgacgcccttccttattggaattttatcgctgactttatggaggactatagtagctgtgcagttgctatatatatcttccagtattttggcataagggtcttctaccccctgattacgcaatgactgtatgactgctgaggtttccactgagtcgaatgctttcttgtaatcgaTGAAAGCTATAtcgagaggttggttatattctgcgcatttctctatcacccgattgatagtgtgaatatgatctattgtggaatatcctttacgaaagcctgcctgatcatttggttgattaaattccaaggttgccctgactctattagcgattaccttagtaaatactttgtaggcaacggatagtaagctgatcggcctgtaatttttcaagtccttggcgtcttccttcttatgaattaagataatgtttgcattcttccaagcttctggtacagtcgaggtcataaggaattgcgtatacagggtggctagtttttctagcacaatgtaccctccatccttcaacagatctgctgttacctgatcctctgcagctgcttttccccctttcattgcttctaaggctttctttacttcatgttTCATTACTGGcgtgatgacgcattgctgtgcactgctgtctttctcattaacgctctgattacattggctgctgttcaggtctgtgtagaactgttcggctacgttaactatcctatccatattgctaatgacattgccctgcttgtctcttaatgcatacgtctggtttttacctatgccttgtttcctcttcactgcttttaggctacttccgttctttagagcatgctcgattctctccatattaaaacttccttatgtcggctaccttacgcttatttattaactttgatagctctgttagttctattctgtcggtagggttagacgccctcatgatttggcgcttcttaatcagatctttcgtcaccttaAATAGCTTTCCGTTATCCTGTTGAACTgacctaccgcctacttctactgcgcactccataattattgatgtcagattatcgtgcattgtatgaacatcaatgtcgtcttcctcagttaaggctgaagatttgttttgcagcgctatcctaaactcctatTCTTTCCCTCTtgcggctaactcgttaatggtcttccgcTTCACCagctttttccgttccctcttcaagtctaagcttatTCGCTAAAACGCAGCTTTCCGCgcacggccacatcctgaatgggGCCAgctttagcgcatagtatgaggtcGACTTCATTTTTAGTTTCTCCACTGGGGCTCTtcatgtccacttcctgttttctcgtttgcggaagaaggtattcatgatccgtaaattatttctatccgcgaattcgactaacgactcttccctgctatttctagagtctatcccatagtcacctaccgcgtggttgtcagcctgcttcttgcccagcTTCGccctgaagtcgcccatcagtacagtgtactgtgattttactttattcattgccgattctacgtcctcatagaaacctTCGACGGTctcgtcatcatggctggatgtgggtgcgtaggcctgcaccactttcagcttgtacctcctattcagcatAATTACTATAGCTTCTACCCTCTCGTTTAtgctatagagctcctctacgttgccagctatatccttattaatgaggaatcccacacctcgTTCTCGTCTATActctaatccacgatagcatGGTATGATTCAGTCCTTTAGTAATgttatacgcctcacctgtcctcctaacatCGCTAAGCACAATcgcatcccatttaattcccgctagttcctcgaacagcactgctaggctagcctcactagataaagttctagcgttaaacgttgccaggttccgattccaatggcggcctgtccggggccagagattcttagcaccctccgctgtgtcacaggtctgaccgccgccgtggtcagttgctccgcagccgctggggactgaggcctgagggttaattggtttgatcatagaagattgtggccaagtactacaccagggtggctaaatcctgctctggtgagagagtgcgttgtcggttctggtcaccgagatcaggccgcactccaggcctggttatgcaattccatcgacacgcggatttttttaaaccctgtggagaattgcgcggcaccaggattcgaaccccggtactcttgcacgcgaggcggatgctctacctctacgccatcgctgcagcatTTGATCCCTAACCCAGTCCTcactcttccggtctcttaacgttacaccaatcatttttctttccatagtaaGGTGCGTGCGTTGTCTCTAAGTTCACTGAGCCCTTTTCGTTcgcctcaacgtttctgccccgtaggtgagtactgctaagatacagctgctgtgtacttttctcttgaggaatatagctagactgccattcatgatctgagagaaactgccatatgcgctccaacccattcttattcttccagttatcgccctctcatgatccggttgAGCGGTCACTACTTGCTCaaagtagacatatttctttaccacttggtgcacctcgctaccaattctgAACGGCCggtcccttgctagactgttgaacattatatgatattctgcatgttaacttt contains:
- the LOC144099516 gene encoding C4b-binding protein beta chain-like isoform X1, translating into MTAATGKMATLGLASSTVALLLLSSPCFTLPQMTPCSIQPPDIANGSYVELKEARLAMYNCSNEFRLGGPSNLTCVPSSDGKDTWLPDPDPECVANQNCSEIDLKHGGYEGDCCSPGHNVTFYCDDERFHLVGAEEATCQENGAWSAMIPICEDTYCKDPGVSPEGHRLIVLKNEAYEGECCPPETTIYYECNYGYNLEGEKNIRCGLNGNWSDHRPMCRREVTSDSPQVMMAYPTASQQPQWKPPGCRIWNGALHSGGELLSLAVPFLSFFSPHPQRAAEARAILDKFEALHVPPLSRRKDDGACLLERRS
- the LOC144099516 gene encoding C4b-binding protein beta chain-like isoform X5 translates to MTAATGKMATLGLASSTVALLLLSSPCFTLPQMTPCSIQPPDIANGSYVELKEARLAMYNCSNEFRLGGPSNLTCVPSSDGKDTWLPDPDPECVANQNCSEIDLKHGGYEGDCCSPGHNVTFYCDDERFHLVGAEEATCQENGAWSAMIPICEDTYCKDPGVSPEGHRLIVLKNEAYEGECCPPETTIYYECNYGYNLEGEKNIRCGLNGNWSDHRPMCRHPPPRGLKHLTTWEACETLLRSEDPAKQAIATGRAASVKSLRDMNI
- the LOC144099516 gene encoding C4b-binding protein beta chain-like isoform X3 is translated as MTAATGKMATLGLASSTVALLLLSSPCFTLPQMTPCSIQPPDIANGSYVELKEARLAMYNCSNEFRLGGPSNLTCVPSSDGKDTWLPDPDPECVANQNCSEIDLKHGGYEGDCCSPGHNVTFYCDDERFHLVGAEEATCQENGAWSAMIPICEDTYCKDPGVSPEGHRLIVLKNEAYEGECCPPETTIYYECNYGYNLEGEKNIRCGLNGNWSDHRPMCRPKQQALRHLPRLLPPSLWQGHPRPRQGQRKLPCHCQSRERRSMGWHSAGPPPVGRGLILIQPRLRDPPAPLSR
- the LOC144099516 gene encoding C4b-binding protein beta chain-like isoform X4; this translates as MTAATGKMATLGLASSTVALLLLSSPCFTLPQMTPCSIQPPDIANGSYVELKEARLAMYNCSNEFRLGGPSNLTCVPSSDGKDTWLPDPDPECVANQNCSEIDLKHGGYEGDCCSPGHNVTFYCDDERFHLVGAEEATCQENGAWSAMIPICEDTYCKDPGVSPEGHRLIVLKNEAYEGECCPPETTIYYECNYGYNLEGEKNIRCGLNGNWSDHRPMCRRQEGKLHRIDKDPAQRPGIVSHTASRVSLSLLYAGAHPKRAAHPSNQ
- the LOC144099516 gene encoding P-selectin-like isoform X2 yields the protein MTAATGKMATLGLASSTVALLLLSSPCFTLPQMTPCSIQPPDIANGSYVELKEARLAMYNCSNEFRLGGPSNLTCVPSSDGKDTWLPDPDPECVANQNCSEIDLKHGGYEGDCCSPGHNVTFYCDDERFHLVGAEEATCQENGAWSAMIPICEDTYCKDPGVSPEGHRLIVLKNEAYEGECCPPETTIYYECNYGYNLEGEKNIRCGLNGNWSDHRPMCRPQDACDNFDVAYGQVSGKKSGGDFFTLGDYAFVTCDTGFRVNGKDQLRCKEAGQWDSDIPTCVDGSHSNVQRHKV
- the LOC144099516 gene encoding P-selectin-like isoform X6, translated to MTAATGKMATLGLASSTVALLLLSSPCFTLPQMTPCSIQPPDIANGSYVELKEARLAMYNCSNEFRLGGPSNLTCVPSSDGKDTWLPDPDPECVANQNCSEIDLKHGGYEGDCCSPGHNVTFYCDDERFHLVGAEEATCQENGAWSAMIPICEDTYCKDPGVSPEGHRLIVLKNEAYEGECCPPETTIYYECNYGYNLEGEKNIRCGLNGNWSDHRPMCRHGSHSNVQRHKV